A genomic window from Levilactobacillus yonginensis includes:
- a CDS encoding helix-turn-helix domain-containing protein produces MPRAKFSAMEKLALINEFEASGLSSTAFGKANGLGEHTVAQWLDRYHRDGLDGLREAKKNHHYSSAFKLQVIYAFLNGEGSAQELAMKYGLRSFSQVMTWVSKYNRDKTVTASPSRKQVPKMSRKTTWEERIEVVEFITKHKHSYSEAAEHYQVSYQQARSWVMKAKDGGYEVLRDNRGRRKAQKEVTDLDKANLRIRQLEGQVADMKLLEEFVKKYQELQRKG; encoded by the coding sequence ACGAATTTGAGGCTTCGGGACTATCAAGTACAGCCTTTGGAAAAGCAAATGGTTTAGGTGAGCATACGGTGGCTCAGTGGCTAGATCGATACCACCGTGATGGCCTTGATGGACTGAGGGAAGCCAAGAAAAATCATCACTACAGTAGTGCCTTCAAACTACAGGTTATCTATGCCTTTTTGAACGGTGAAGGTTCCGCACAGGAACTAGCTATGAAGTATGGTTTACGTTCATTTTCCCAAGTAATGACTTGGGTTTCCAAGTATAATAGGGACAAAACTGTGACGGCGTCGCCGTCAAGAAAGCAGGTCCCGAAAATGAGTCGAAAAACCACGTGGGAAGAGCGTATTGAAGTCGTTGAATTCATTACCAAACACAAGCACTCATATAGCGAAGCGGCCGAACATTATCAAGTCTCCTATCAGCAGGCTCGTTCATGGGTTATGAAGGCTAAAGATGGCGGATATGAGGTTCTAAGAGACAACCGTGGGCGCCGTAAGGCACAAAAAGAAGTGACCGACCTAGACAAAGCGAATCTACGGATTCGACAATTGGAAGGTCAGGTCGCCGACATGAAACTACTGGAAGAATTTGTAAAAAAATATCAGGAACTTCAGCGCAAGGGGTGA